TTACGGAGCCAGAAATAAAAAGCGCATCACAGATACGACAAAACTGAGCGTGATCATAGCGGTCGTCATCATGCTGGCCGGTTTCGTTATCTTCCAGACATCGTCCGGTTTCCTGCTGAAAACATTGTTCGACGCTTCTGACAATATGATCGAGATCGGCGTTCCGGCGCTTCGGATCATAAGTCTCAGCTTCCTGTTTGCCGGATACTGTATCATCGTAGGCTCCGTCTTCCAGGCGCTCGGAAACGGTATGTACAGTCTCATCGTATCCGTCGCGAGACAGCTTATCGTGATCCTGCCCGTCGCCTATATTTTCGCGACAGTGTTCGGACTCCACATGGTATGGTGGTCCATCCCCATCGCAGAGATCGTGTCCGTGATTCTCTCCACACTTCTGCTAAAGAGAATCTACCGGCTGAAAGTAAGGCCGCTGGGGGAGCAGTGATTGGGGATTTTGTTGTAGGGATTTGAACAGCTGCAGCGTACGGCAGAAAAACGGCGGCAGGGAGCTGCGGGACATCTCCTATGAATCAAATTCCTTCAACGCGTAAGATTCCCTGGGTAAACCTTAATGGATTAACACTGTGGCAATTACCTTCGGATCCCCATCTATAAATGCGTGCCTGACACACCATAAACTAATATTCACAAACTCTGTTCCTCAGAAACGAGTCTACCCATTTGAGCGTCCCGAGACGGCCTTCAGTTGGGAATGTTTACCGTCTGGAGATGAACAGGCAAAGGGGGCGGGTGTACAGGGTGTGCAGAAGCGCGTTCGGAGGCGGGCGAGGAAGCTGTTGCTGCAGAAGGAGCCGGAATCAGACACGGGAATGTTATCACAAATAACATTCCCGAGAGCCTCTGAGGGAGGAAATCCTTTCAGGATTTCATTCCGAATAGGCTCGGTTGTCTGATTCCGGCTCCTTCTGAAGTTACAGCTTCCCGACTGCCGGAGCGCGCTTCTGCACACCCTGTACACCCGCCCCCTTTGCCGTCCACCGCCACACAAAACACCCCCAACTACCACTTCTTTTTCACACTCCACCCGAACTTCCCAAGCTTTCTGCCCAGCGTCATATACTCCCCGTGGGAGTAAGCCAGAAGACCGGAAGCGTTCAGCTCAAACTTTCCTTTTTTGTCCATATAGTCCTCATCCGCCTGTACGGCGGCAACTTCTGCCATAAACATATGGTGGGTCCCCAGTTCTTTTATCTCGGTCACCCTGCATTCTATATTTACCGGGCTCTCCTCGATCACAGGCGCATAAGAAAGCTTCTGTGCCTTTCCCTTTGTGAGCTTCATCTCTTTCCATTTATCCACATCTCTGCCTGACTTTACCCCGCACCAGTCTGTAGCTCTGGCAAGGCGTTCTGTCGTCAGGTTGACGACAAACTCCCCGGTCTCCTTTATCATATGGTAAGAATACCGCTCCGGCCTTACTGAGATATAAAGCATGGCAGGGTCGGAACAGATGGTCCCTGTCCACGCCACTGTGATGATGTTCGACTCCCCGCTTTTATCAGCTGTGCTGACCATGACAGCCGGCAGCGGATAGAGCATATTTCCCGGTTTCCATAACTGTTTTCCCATTCTTTTCCCTTTCCCCGGCGCGGCTTACTGCTGCAGCACTCCAACGAGCGCAGGTATGAGCTGCTTCTTGCGTGACACCACGCCCTTCAGTATGATTTTCTCAGAGTCTTCCGGCAGATCGAACGCGTCCGTCACATATGCTTTCGCGCCTGTGCCGCAGCACATAAGCTCTGTGGATTCACCCAGTATATCTGTCAGCATGAAATAGATCATCTGCAGGTTGTGCTCTTTCAACACCTTCGGGAGATGTTCCTTGAGCATATCCTTGATCTCCGCCAGCTCTTCCCTGCTCATGGAATTGATCTGTCCAACGCCGAATACGGCGTCGTTGACCGTGAACTGCTTGAAATCCTGGAAACAGATATCTTCCGCGCTCTTGCCCTTCAGACTGCTTCCGGCGTTGAACATCTCCTTGGCCATCTCTTCCATATTGATGTCCGCGATCTTTGCCAGCTTCCTGGCCGTCTGCTCATCCAGCGCCGTGCAGGTCGGTGAGCGGAATAAGAGCGTATCTGATATGATCGCACAGCAGAGCAGGCCCGCCATCGTGCGTCCCGGCTTTATACCTGCCTCCTCGTACATCTGGCAGATGATCGTAGCCGTACAGCCGACCGGCTGGTTGCGGAAGAACACCGGACCCATCGTCTCTATGCTGCCGAGTCTGTGATGATCGATGATCTCTACGATCTCCGCCTCCTCAATGCCGTCCACTGCCTGGG
This is a stretch of genomic DNA from [Clostridium] hylemonae DSM 15053. It encodes these proteins:
- a CDS encoding flavin reductase family protein codes for the protein MGKQLWKPGNMLYPLPAVMVSTADKSGESNIITVAWTGTICSDPAMLYISVRPERYSYHMIKETGEFVVNLTTERLARATDWCGVKSGRDVDKWKEMKLTKGKAQKLSYAPVIEESPVNIECRVTEIKELGTHHMFMAEVAAVQADEDYMDKKGKFELNASGLLAYSHGEYMTLGRKLGKFGWSVKKKW